Proteins from a genomic interval of Tenacibaculum sp. SZ-18:
- a CDS encoding carboxymuconolactone decarboxylase family protein, translating to MSKKVQEFNNYRSKMNEKILSSDNKVIKRIFNLDTNAYAEGHLSVKTKELLGLVASAVLRCDDCIAYHLETAHKNGVTTEEMMETMSIATLVGGTIVIPHLRRAVEFWEALEEEV from the coding sequence ATGTCGAAAAAAGTCCAAGAGTTCAATAATTATCGTTCTAAGATGAACGAGAAAATTCTTTCTTCTGATAACAAAGTTATTAAGAGAATTTTTAACCTTGACACGAATGCGTATGCAGAAGGTCATTTATCAGTAAAAACAAAAGAATTGTTAGGTTTAGTTGCTTCAGCTGTTTTACGTTGTGACGATTGTATTGCATATCATCTGGAAACAGCTCATAAAAATGGAGTGACTACAGAAGAAATGATGGAAACAATGTCTATAGCAACGTTAGTTGGTGGAACTATTGTGATCCCTCATTTAAGAAGAGCTGTAGAGTTCTGGGAAGCCCTTGAGGAAGAAGTTTAA
- the tatC gene encoding twin-arginine translocase subunit TatC — MAEKEMSFLDHLEELRWHVIRSFSAIFIIAILVFVYIKTVFDTVLLAHLKPDFATYKFFCNVFSTIGIDSSFCDIQFKQTLQALNPTQQLMTAIWSSLILGFILAFPYVLWEIWRFISPGLLDNERKKSRGFIFWASFLFFLGILFSYYVIIPMSVYFFYNFTIGDAVVNNFKLDAYIGLVTNTLIGVAIFFELPIIIFFLSKIGLITPAFLRKYRKHALVIVLVLAAIITPPDIASQVIVSVPIMILYEISIYISKYVIKKEQQKNVEKSPRVQ; from the coding sequence ATGGCAGAAAAAGAAATGTCATTTTTAGACCATCTTGAAGAACTAAGATGGCACGTTATAAGGAGCTTTTCCGCAATATTTATTATTGCTATCTTAGTTTTTGTATACATTAAAACAGTTTTTGATACCGTTTTATTAGCTCATTTAAAACCTGATTTTGCAACTTATAAATTTTTCTGTAATGTTTTTTCAACCATAGGAATTGACAGTAGTTTCTGTGATATACAATTCAAACAAACGCTACAAGCTCTAAATCCTACGCAACAATTAATGACTGCAATTTGGTCATCATTAATATTAGGGTTCATTCTTGCATTTCCTTATGTCTTGTGGGAGATATGGCGATTTATTTCACCGGGGTTACTTGATAATGAACGAAAAAAGTCTAGAGGTTTCATTTTTTGGGCTTCTTTCCTATTCTTCTTAGGAATATTATTTAGTTATTATGTAATAATTCCAATGTCAGTATATTTCTTTTATAACTTTACTATTGGAGATGCTGTGGTGAATAACTTCAAGCTTGATGCTTATATTGGTTTAGTTACAAATACTTTAATTGGGGTAGCTATTTTCTTCGAGTTACCAATAATTATATTTTTCCTATCTAAAATTGGTTTAATTACACCAGCATTTTTAAGGAAATACAGAAAACATGCTTTGGTAATTGTACTCGTGTTGGCTGCCATCATTACGCCTCCTGATATTGCTAGTCAAGTAATCGTTTCCGTTCCGATTATGATATTATATGAAATAAGTATTTACATCTCTAAATATGTAATTAAAAAAGAACAACAAAAGAATGTCGAAAAAAGTCCAAGAGTTCAATAA
- a CDS encoding KpsF/GutQ family sugar-phosphate isomerase, with amino-acid sequence MKNSNLIISRAKETILLQSNSIANLTNFLDNSFADAVNFILNSKGRVIITGIGKSANIANKIVATLNSTGSPAIFMHAADAIHGDLGNIQEDDVVICISKSGNTPEIKVLVPLIRSAKNKIIAITGNPESFLGKNADFVLNSHVEKEADPNNLAPTSSTTAQLVLGDALAVCLLDLRGFTNSDFAKYHPGGALGKRLYLRVSDLVKNNQLPKVLVSDKIAKVIVEISEKRLGVTAVVDRNNKILGIITDGDIRRMLNKTTDINSLSAADIMSSNPTTIDIDAMAIDALEALENNSISQILVTDNNNEYVGVVHLHDLIKEGIF; translated from the coding sequence TTGAAAAATTCAAACTTAATTATATCCAGAGCAAAAGAAACTATTCTACTCCAAAGTAATAGTATAGCTAATTTAACTAATTTTTTGGATAATTCGTTTGCTGATGCAGTTAACTTCATATTAAATTCAAAAGGAAGGGTGATCATAACAGGAATCGGAAAAAGCGCCAACATTGCAAATAAAATTGTCGCTACTTTAAATTCTACTGGTTCCCCAGCTATATTTATGCATGCTGCAGATGCTATTCACGGAGATTTAGGAAATATTCAAGAAGATGATGTAGTTATTTGTATTTCTAAAAGTGGCAATACTCCAGAAATTAAAGTGTTAGTTCCGCTAATTAGAAGCGCTAAAAATAAAATAATTGCAATTACTGGAAATCCTGAATCATTTTTAGGAAAAAATGCCGACTTTGTTCTAAATTCTCATGTAGAAAAGGAAGCTGACCCAAATAATCTTGCTCCAACAAGTAGTACAACAGCTCAACTTGTTTTAGGAGATGCTCTAGCTGTTTGTTTATTAGATTTAAGAGGTTTTACCAACAGTGATTTTGCTAAATATCATCCAGGTGGAGCATTAGGAAAAAGATTGTATTTAAGAGTATCTGACTTAGTTAAAAACAATCAATTACCAAAGGTTTTAGTTTCAGACAAAATCGCTAAAGTAATTGTTGAAATTTCTGAAAAGAGATTGGGTGTTACAGCAGTGGTTGATAGAAATAATAAAATTTTAGGAATTATTACGGATGGAGATATTCGAAGAATGTTAAATAAAACAACAGATATAAATAGTTTATCCGCTGCTGATATAATGAGTTCAAATCCAACAACTATTGATATCGATGCTATGGCTATTGATGCTCTTGAAGCATTAGAAAATAATAGTATTTCTCAAATATTAGTTACTGACAATAATAATGAATACGTTGGTGTTGTTCATTTACATGATTTAATTAAAGAAGGTATTTTTTAG
- a CDS encoding RecQ family ATP-dependent DNA helicase encodes MNLYDALKKFFGFNNFKGLQEDVVKSILDDQNTFVIMPTGGGKSLCYQLPALMKEGTAIVVSPLIALMKNQVDAIRGISETHGIAHVLNSSLNKSEINQVKSDISNGITKLLYVAPESLIKEEYVDFLKQQKISFVAIDEAHCISEWGHDFRPEYRNLRNIIKQIDNVPVIGLTATATEKVQEDILKTLGMTDANVFKASFNRPNLFYEVRPKTKEVEKDIIRFIKQNEGKSGIIYCLSRKKVEEIAQVLQVNGINALPYHAGFDGKTRAKHQDMFLMEDCDVVVATIAFGMGIDKPDVRYVIHHDIPKSLESYYQETGRAGRDGGEGHCLTFYAYKDIEKLEKFMANKPVAEQEVGHALLQEVVGYAETSMNRRKYILHYFGEEFDEVNGEGADMDDNMRNPKKKHEAKAEVAIILRVIKETNEMYKAKDIVSTLIGKENALLKSHKTTEQPFFGVGKDKTSSYWMALIRQILVVDLIRKEIEQYGVIKITKEGKEYLEHPKSFMMTEDHEYKRGDDGSIITNAKANNAGTDQKLVHILKDLRKQVGKKLGVPPFAVFQDPSINDMALKYPINLDELSKVHGVGEGKAKKYGKDFIQVISQYVEDNDIVRPDDLVVKSTGVNSGLKLYIIQNTDRKLPLDDIAKSKGLEMNELIKEMEAIVFSGTKLNIDYAIEDLLDEDQQEEIYDYFMEADTDKIQDALDEFDGDFDDEELRLMRIKFTSDVAN; translated from the coding sequence ATGAATTTATACGATGCTTTAAAAAAGTTCTTTGGTTTTAATAATTTCAAAGGACTACAAGAAGATGTGGTTAAAAGCATTTTAGACGATCAGAATACGTTCGTTATTATGCCGACAGGTGGAGGTAAGTCTTTGTGTTACCAATTACCAGCCTTGATGAAGGAAGGTACAGCAATTGTAGTATCCCCACTTATTGCATTAATGAAAAATCAAGTAGATGCTATCAGGGGCATCTCTGAAACACATGGTATTGCTCATGTTTTAAACTCTTCTTTGAACAAATCTGAAATCAATCAGGTAAAATCAGATATTTCAAATGGTATTACAAAACTACTTTATGTGGCACCAGAATCTTTAATAAAAGAAGAATATGTTGACTTTTTAAAGCAGCAAAAGATTTCTTTTGTAGCTATTGATGAAGCTCATTGTATTTCTGAATGGGGACACGATTTCAGACCGGAATACCGTAACTTAAGAAATATTATAAAGCAGATTGATAATGTCCCTGTTATCGGTTTAACAGCTACAGCTACTGAAAAAGTTCAGGAAGATATTTTAAAAACATTAGGTATGACAGATGCCAATGTATTTAAAGCCTCATTTAATAGACCAAACCTATTCTATGAGGTACGTCCTAAAACCAAGGAAGTAGAAAAAGATATCATCCGATTCATAAAGCAAAATGAAGGTAAGTCAGGTATTATATACTGTTTAAGTAGAAAAAAGGTAGAAGAAATTGCTCAAGTTCTGCAAGTAAATGGTATTAATGCACTTCCTTATCATGCAGGATTTGATGGAAAAACTCGTGCAAAACATCAGGATATGTTCCTAATGGAAGATTGTGATGTCGTTGTTGCTACTATTGCATTCGGAATGGGTATTGATAAACCCGATGTGAGATATGTAATTCACCATGATATTCCTAAAAGTTTAGAAAGTTATTATCAAGAAACAGGACGAGCTGGTCGAGATGGAGGTGAAGGTCACTGTTTAACATTTTATGCCTACAAGGATATAGAGAAACTTGAAAAATTTATGGCGAATAAACCTGTTGCTGAACAGGAAGTTGGGCATGCTTTATTGCAAGAGGTTGTTGGTTACGCTGAAACATCAATGAATCGAAGAAAGTATATTTTACACTATTTCGGAGAAGAATTTGATGAAGTGAATGGAGAAGGAGCCGATATGGATGACAATATGCGCAATCCAAAGAAAAAGCATGAAGCAAAAGCAGAAGTAGCCATTATTCTAAGAGTGATAAAGGAAACAAATGAGATGTACAAAGCAAAAGATATTGTTAGTACGCTTATTGGAAAAGAAAATGCTCTTCTAAAATCTCATAAAACTACTGAACAACCATTTTTTGGTGTCGGAAAAGATAAAACTTCCAGTTATTGGATGGCTTTAATTCGTCAAATTCTTGTGGTCGATTTAATCCGTAAGGAGATTGAGCAATATGGAGTTATTAAAATAACTAAAGAGGGTAAAGAGTATTTAGAACATCCAAAGTCTTTTATGATGACAGAAGATCATGAATACAAGAGAGGAGATGATGGCTCTATTATTACCAATGCTAAAGCAAACAATGCTGGAACAGATCAGAAGTTAGTACATATTTTAAAGGATTTGCGAAAACAAGTAGGCAAAAAATTAGGTGTGCCTCCTTTCGCTGTATTTCAAGATCCTTCCATAAATGATATGGCACTTAAATATCCAATTAACTTGGATGAACTTTCAAAGGTTCACGGCGTTGGTGAAGGTAAAGCTAAGAAATATGGTAAAGATTTTATTCAAGTAATTTCTCAGTATGTTGAAGATAACGATATTGTTAGACCAGATGATTTGGTTGTTAAAAGTACTGGAGTTAACTCTGGTTTAAAACTGTATATTATTCAAAATACAGACAGGAAGTTGCCACTAGACGATATTGCGAAGTCAAAGGGATTAGAAATGAATGAGCTAATCAAGGAAATGGAAGCTATTGTATTCTCAGGAACTAAGTTAAATATTGATTACGCCATTGAGGATTTATTAGATGAAGATCAGCAAGAGGAAATTTATGATTACTTCATGGAAGCTGATACAGATAAAATACAAGATGCATTAGATGAGTTTGATGGTGATTTTGATGATGAAGAATTACGATTAATGAGGATAAAATTTACTAGTGATGTAGCTAATTAA
- a CDS encoding DUF4258 domain-containing protein: MQLLKRIGFYMIGLALGTLAVSFFWKNKKVTFEYGMDARTLKTIRIRKRLFSEEAMKTMQMHKIDTAQISLILRKGDVYFGKSKPRQKPCAEYYVTGENLDLYIIRCDSTATIDKVFIKSK; the protein is encoded by the coding sequence ATGCAATTACTAAAGAGAATCGGATTTTACATGATCGGCCTAGCATTAGGAACTTTAGCAGTTTCTTTCTTTTGGAAGAATAAAAAAGTAACTTTTGAATATGGCATGGACGCTCGCACTCTTAAAACAATTCGAATTAGAAAACGTCTGTTCTCTGAGGAAGCTATGAAAACAATGCAAATGCATAAAATAGATACTGCTCAAATTTCTTTGATTCTAAGAAAAGGAGATGTTTATTTTGGTAAAAGTAAACCTAGACAAAAGCCATGTGCTGAATATTATGTTACCGGAGAAAATCTAGATTTATATATTATCCGTTGTGATAGTACAGCAACTATTGATAAAGTATTTATTAAAAGTAAGTAG
- a CDS encoding alanine dehydrogenase — MSLSPFTKEQLLPQPEMLEIKKQKGELFIGLPKETHFEEKRISLTPDAVAALVAHGHRVVVETGAGEGANYSDREYSEAGAKISYDIKEVFGCNLLVKVEPPSLDEIKLMNPQAFLISALQLKTQDKQYFKALAKKRITAIAYDYIKDEDGVFPILKSLSEIAGAAAIHIASEHMTTVGGGNGLLLGNISGVPPTDVVILGAGTVGKCAARAAIGLGARIKVFDNSITKLRRLQEAVPGPIYTSTLQPKSLLKALMRCDVAIGAIRGIDRSPIIVTETMIEQMKSGAVIVDVCIDRGGCFETSEVTTHSQPTFLKHEIIHYCVPNIPSRYSRTASVSISNILTPYLLNIAEEGGFENAARFDKSLRNGMYFYHGVLTNRTVADWFDLPYRDINLLIL; from the coding sequence ATGAGCTTATCTCCTTTCACTAAAGAACAATTATTACCACAGCCAGAAATGCTTGAAATAAAAAAGCAAAAAGGCGAATTATTTATTGGTTTACCTAAAGAAACGCATTTCGAAGAAAAACGAATTAGTTTAACACCTGATGCTGTTGCTGCATTGGTTGCACATGGACATAGAGTTGTTGTTGAGACTGGTGCTGGAGAAGGAGCTAATTATTCCGATAGAGAATATTCAGAGGCTGGAGCCAAAATATCATACGATATTAAAGAGGTTTTCGGTTGTAATTTACTCGTGAAAGTTGAACCACCATCACTGGATGAAATAAAATTGATGAATCCTCAGGCTTTTTTAATTTCAGCTTTACAATTAAAAACTCAAGATAAACAATACTTTAAAGCATTAGCAAAAAAAAGAATCACTGCAATTGCTTACGACTATATTAAAGACGAAGATGGTGTTTTTCCAATTTTAAAATCGTTAAGTGAAATTGCAGGAGCAGCCGCCATTCATATTGCTTCAGAACATATGACAACAGTTGGTGGAGGTAATGGACTTTTATTAGGAAATATTAGTGGTGTTCCTCCCACTGATGTTGTTATTCTTGGTGCAGGTACAGTTGGAAAATGTGCAGCAAGAGCTGCTATTGGTTTAGGTGCTCGAATAAAAGTGTTCGATAATTCGATCACTAAATTACGTCGTTTACAAGAAGCAGTTCCAGGTCCAATATACACATCTACATTACAACCAAAATCATTACTAAAAGCACTAATGAGATGTGATGTTGCAATTGGGGCAATTCGAGGTATCGATAGATCTCCAATTATTGTCACGGAAACAATGATTGAACAAATGAAATCTGGTGCTGTTATCGTTGATGTTTGTATTGATCGTGGAGGATGTTTTGAAACTTCAGAAGTAACAACACATAGTCAACCTACATTTTTAAAACATGAAATTATTCATTACTGTGTTCCAAATATTCCTTCGAGATATTCAAGAACAGCTTCAGTTTCAATAAGTAACATTTTAACCCCGTATTTATTAAACATTGCTGAAGAAGGCGGTTTTGAAAATGCCGCTAGGTTTGATAAAAGTTTACGCAATGGTATGTATTTTTATCATGGTGTTTTAACAAATAGAACAGTTGCTGACTGGTTTGATTTACCATACAGAGATATTAACCTGTTGATTTTATAA
- the tsaE gene encoding tRNA (adenosine(37)-N6)-threonylcarbamoyltransferase complex ATPase subunit type 1 TsaE, producing the protein MNKNYSLEQLHEIAEEVIQLSKHKVLLFNGEMGVGKTTLIKEICSLLGVQDTISSPTFSLVNEYMTSNKETVYHFDFYRINNEEEALDIGVEDYFYSNNWCLIEWPNNIKNLLPLNSVNINLTLNADNLRNIQLNYN; encoded by the coding sequence ATGAATAAAAATTATTCTTTAGAGCAGCTACATGAAATTGCTGAAGAAGTTATTCAACTTTCCAAGCATAAAGTATTATTATTTAACGGTGAAATGGGTGTTGGTAAAACTACACTTATTAAGGAAATTTGCTCGCTTTTAGGAGTTCAAGATACTATTAGTTCTCCTACATTTTCTCTAGTAAACGAATATATGACTTCCAATAAGGAAACTGTTTATCATTTTGACTTTTATAGGATAAATAATGAAGAAGAAGCTCTTGACATAGGAGTTGAAGATTATTTCTACAGCAATAATTGGTGTTTAATAGAATGGCCTAATAATATCAAAAATTTATTACCTTTAAATTCCGTTAATATAAATTTAACGTTAAACGCCGATAATCTAAGAAATATTCAACTCAACTATAATTAA